Proteins from a single region of Hevea brasiliensis isolate MT/VB/25A 57/8 unplaced genomic scaffold, ASM3005281v1 Scaf4, whole genome shotgun sequence:
- the LOC110651211 gene encoding pentatricopeptide repeat-containing protein At3g22470, mitochondrial-like: protein MKDKGISPNIITYNCIIHGLCNLGKWKQASAFLKEMVGHNISPDIFSFSILIDSLCKEGLVSNAQSIIKIMIQAGVEPDAVSYNSLMDGYCLRSQLDEAIQIFDLMVHNGIVDAFSYNILINGYCKSKRIDEAMQLCDEMTQKGFLPDTITYTTLIQGLWNAGKLGTAHVLFKNMFSHGNQPDIITFSTFLDGLCKQGNIGEALMLFNAMEQSKLKIGHMCYNILINGLCRAGKLNDAKEFFSRLFEKGLQPDVYTYGAIIKGLCKEGLLDEAYKVFRGMEDGGCSPNGCCYNVIIQGFLRHGDVPKASQLIEEMVGKGFSADATTTKLR from the exons ATGAAGGATAAAGGCATTTCACCTAATATTATAACCTACAACTGCATAATTCATGGTCTTTGCAATTTAGGAAAGTGGAAACAAGCTTCAGCCTTTTTGAAGGAAATGGTGGGGCATAACATATCTCCGGACATTTTCTCCTTCAGTATATTGATTGACTCTCTTTGTAAGGAGGGACTAGTTTCAAATGCTCAAAGCATAATCAAGATAATGATTCAAGCAGGTGTGGAGCCTGATGCTGTCAGTTACAATTCACTGATGGACGGATATTGTCTGCGTAGCCAATTGGATGAAGCTATACAAATTTTTGATTTGATGGTACACAATGGAATAGTTGATGCTTTTAGCTACAACATCTTGATTAATGGATACTGCAAGAGCAAGAGGATAGATGAAGCAATGCAACTTTGTGATGAAATGACTCAAAAAGGTTTTCTTCCTGACACTATTACTTATACTACTCTTATACAAGGCTTGTGGAATGCAGGGAAGCTCGGGACTGCACACGTTCTTTTCAAGAACATGTTTTCTCATGGTAATCAGCCAGATATAAtaactttctcaacttttctTGATGGCTTGTGCAAACAGGGGAATATTGGTGAGGCACTCATGCTATTTAACGCGATGGAACAAAGTAAGTTGAAGATTGGTCATATGTGCTATAacattttgataaatggtttgtgCAGAGCTGGGAAGCTTAATGATGCCAAGGAATTTTTTTCTAGGCTTTTTGAAAAAGGCTTGCAGCCTGATGTTTATACATATGGTGCAATAATTAAAGGACTTTGCAAAGAGGGATTGCTAGATGAAGCATACAAGGTGTTTAGAGGGATGGAAGATGGTGGATGTTCACCAAATGGTTGCTGTTATAATGTGATTATTCAAGGGTTTCTCAGGCATGGAGATGTACCAAAAGCATCACAACTTATTGAAGAAATGGTTGGCAAGGGATTTTCTGCAGATGCCACGACCACTAAATTG AGATGA